Below is a genomic region from Methanobacterium sp..
ACTGATTTCCCAAGTTATTAGCTATATATTAGCATTTTTTTATATGATTTATATTGCTCGATATTTAGGTACTGATGGTTTTGGTATTCTTTCATTTGCACTTGCTTTTACTGGAATACTCAGCATCTTTACAGATTTAGGTCTTAATACCTTAACGGTTAGAGAAGTTGCAAGAGATAAATCATTAACGAATAAATATTTTAGTAATATTTTTTTTATAAAAATGATTTTTTGTATTTTAACTTTTGGATTAATGGCATTGATAATAAATTTACTTGGATACTCTTTAGAAACTATAAATGTTGTTTATTTAGTAGGATTATCAGTAATTTTCACAGCAATTTCAGGTTTTTTTAATTCAATTTTTCAAGCACACGAAAAAATGGAATATCAATCTTTAGGCCTGGTTTTACAGAATTTTCTAATGTTTATTGGAGTTTTAATCGTTATTAATTTTGGATTGAGCATTATAGTATTTGCATTCGTTTATTTTATTTCTAGTTTAATTAGTTTATTTTATATTTTAATTGTTTATTTCTGGAAATTTCCTCCAAGGAATGTTGAAATTAGAAGAAATTATTGGAAACCAACAATAAAGGAATCATTACCTTTTGGATTAACAGCCGTTTTTGCAACAGTCTATGTTTGGATTGATTCTGTAATGCTTTCTTTGATGCAAGGAAATGAAGCAGTTGGATTATATAATGCAGCTTATAGAATAATTATAGTTTTACTATTTATTCAGTCAGTTTCAAGTATCTCTATATTTCCTACGATGTCTAAGTTTTATATTTCATCAAAAAATTCTTTAAAAATGACTGTTGAAAAGTATTTTAAATTTATGTTTATAATCAGTATTCCTATTGGAATTATTGTAATGCTTTTGTCTGATAAAATAATTTTATTTGTCTTTGGCGTTCAATATGAAAATTCAATATTACTCCTTCAAATATTAGTATGGGCTACTGTATTTACATTTATATACACTGCATTCGTACAAATGTTTTTATCAACAAACAAACAGTTTGTAATCACTAAAATCACTGCATTATGTATGATGATTAATATCATTTTAAATTTGATTTTGATTCCACAGTTTAGCTATATTGGTGCCAGTTTTGTTACTGTAATTACTGAATTTACAATTTTAGTCCTTGTATTCAAAAGTTATAGTAAAATCGGTTATGGTATTTCCAGAAAACAGTCAAAATTAATGATTAAAGTTATAATTGCAAGTTTAATTATGGGATTATTTATATTCTATTTTAAAGAATTGGAAACATATTTATTATTGTTATTTGCAATTATAATATATATTACATTAATATTACTGACCAAATGCATTGATAAAGACGATGCCAACTTAATTCATGTATTAATTAAAAAAAGTTGAATAGGAATTAAAATATACCAAATTTTTAGGAAAATCTTTGGGGGGAAATTCAAAAATGGATGATATAAAGAATCCCGAGAATACTATAATTGGTTTTAATTATAAAAGAGGAAGTAAATCTCCCATAATTGGAAAAAATTCTATTATTCGCCCTAATTCTATTATTTATAATGATGTATCAGTTGGAGATGATTTTAAAACGGGCCATAACATTTTAATCAGGGAAAAAACAACTATTGGTAATGACACACTTATTGGAACAAATACTGTAATTGAAGGTAATTGTATCATAGGAAATAATGTGAGAATACAATCAAACGTATACATTCCTACAAACACCATAATTGAAGATAACGTATTTATTGGTCCTTGCGCATGTTTTACTAATGATAGATATCCCGTAAGAATTGATTTTGAACTTAAAGGACCAATATTAAGAAAAGGTGCTTCTATTGGTGCAAATTCAACATTTTTATCAGATTTAGAGATTGGAGAAGGTGCAATGATTGCAGCGGGTGCAATTGTTACTAAAGATGTACCCAATTTCTATCTTGCAATAGGTGCACCTGCAAAAATAAAACCACTTCCAAAACATTTAAGAATTCCAAATAAGCTATAATTACACAATGACAAATAAAACACATCCTAATGTAAGTGTAATACTTCCAACTTATAATAGGGCCCATTTAATTAAAAGATCTATTGACAGTATTTTAGATCAAACCTACGCTGATTTTGAGATTATTATTGTTGATGATGGATCAACTGATAACACAAAAGAAATAATTGAACAATATACTGATGAAAGAATAAGATATATTGGGCATGAAATAAATAAGGGCGCGCCTAGCGCTATGAATACTGGCATAAAAAACTCTAAAGGGGATTTTTTGTCTTTTCAGGGTAGTGATGATAAATGGTTACCAGAAAAGCTTCAAAAGGAAATGCTTATATTCAAGGAATCTTCTTCAGATGTAGGAGTAGTTTATTCAGGAATATGGAGTATTGAAAAAAATGAAATAAAATACAAACCAGATTCCAGTATTCAAAAGAAAGAAGGAATAATCCATGATGAACTTCTCAAAGGAAATTTTGTAAATGGATTAAGTTCCGTTAAGAAGGAATGTTTCGAAAAATGTGGATTATTTGATGAAAATTTATTTGGACTAGAAGATTGGGAGTTATATATTAGAATTTCAAAAAATTATGAATTTAGGATTGTTGATGAACCTTTAATGATTGCTTATAATGCTGAAGGTAATATATCTTCTAATTATCTCAAACTTTTTAATGCTAAAAAAATAATTATTGATAAGCATTTTAAAGAATTTTCCAAAGACAAAAAAGTTTTAGCTATAAATTATGGAATTTTAGGTTCGCTCTTATTTTTAAGCGAAGAGAAAAAAAAAGCGAGAAGTTATTTCATTGATGCTATTAAATTAGATTTTAATTTGAAATATATTTTTGCCTATTTATTATCCTATTTTGGAAAAAAAATGTATACTCAAGTTTTAGGCTATTATCAAAAAAATTGATAATCAATTTTTAATTATAACTTATTATCTTTTTAGTGTTGTTTAACTTATTATCTTCCTTTTGAAGCGCAAGTTCCCTTACCAGATCTGTAATTTCATTTTCCATACTTTCAATCATGGTGTAGATCTTGAAAATTAAATAATAACATCCAAAAAGCCCCAATATCAGTACAACGTCAAGTCCTCTTCCAATTCCTACTGCAGCTGCAAAAACACCTGTTACAAGCACTATTTTATCTGCATATTCTCCTATTAAACAAAATTTTCTTTAAAGATAATTATGGTGTTTAAATTAAAATGATATAAATCCTTTTATTAAAATATGATATATAATTATTACTACTTTGTTATCTACAATTAAGCTTAAAAGTATTTAAAACCATAAACCTCCTGCACAACTAATTATATAAATTCTTAGAGCTTAGATTATGATATGACGCACAACCATAAAAAACTATCCGAAGATTATTCAACAACCTTTTAAGAAAAGGTTGATCAAAAGATGCTTTGGATGAACCCTTTTTTAAAGGGTTCTTAAAAATATTCACAGGATTTACTCAAGATGAATAACAGAATATTCAGAAGATAAACGAAGTGTATGAATCAGAAATATTGATGAGTTGTTGGAGATTCTATCTTACAAAGTAGTTAGAAGTTGAGAATTCGTAAGGAGAAGTATTTTCAGGTTATAATTACGCAAGAGATCTATTGCCTATCACTTGCTATTCCTCACCAATGATATCTTCTATCTCTAAGAGCACATCATTTACAAATACTTCATCACATTCTATTGGCTCCTCTTTGTCTGAAAGAAGCAGATGAAATGGAAACGTTCTAATATCTTTCCAATGCGGTGCATTATCCCATCTACGTATCATTTTATCATTTCCTTGGAGATGGTAGGAATATCTCCGATAATTTTCTCCTATGCCTTCATTCACATAGAGCACGTACCCCTTTTTCAATATCGCCTTTGCCCGTAGCGATTGCGTTTTTGGCTCTATGATCATCGCAATAATCTCTATGTCTATGACAAGGTCGCTGGATGATAACACTGCTAAAATACTTGATACCGTCATTTAATTTTGCCTTTAACTCGATTTTCTACTTCAGCCCAATATCTAAGCGCCTCTTCATAACTCTCCCACTGTATGAAATCATCCCATTCCTCAAATACTTCCTCATCTTTCCTTTTATCGATGGTATCCTTAAATTCCTGAAAATCGACCCTGTATCTCCTCTTCATTTCGCTTATTTTCTTCTCATAGTAAGAAATTTTATTTCTTGCTTGCTCCCGTATTATTCCTACAAGAGCATCCTTTTCGTCTTTAAATAAACCAATCCTTACCAATTCCTCTATCGGTGCAAACACTTCTTTTGATACCTTAACATATTCTCCCATGACTATCACCTTCAAAAACATGAAGCTCAGAATCATCAGTTAGTTTTATTATGAGACGAATAAACCCTTTATCCGTACCTGTGAACTTTTTTACAATCCTAACTTCTTTAGTATAGGCAAATTTATTGGCTTTCTATTTAAAAAATCGAAATAATCATCTATCATCCAATGGCCTCTATCAATGCCTTCGTTTCATTCTTAAGCTCATTGAATATTTCCCATGATGCTTTCCATTCCATGAAATCCATGTTATCTCCAAGTTCACCTGATTTAAACTCCTTGTAAAATTCTTCTGATTCCATACCATACTTTCTATTGAAATAATCCATATTCTTTTGAAGTTCATCAATTTTTTGATTTAATTTCTCTATTCTGGCTTTTAGGGCTTTTATAACTATATTTTTCACTTGATTTTCAGGAATCGTAGTGTTTTTTACTACAAAAGCCACCTTGATCACCTTATTTTTCTTTTTTATGTACTATAAATTTATCTAATTGTATTTATGTTTAACATTTAAAATAAACTTTATTTTTCCAATAGATTTTCAGTAATTTTCAATATTTAAAGTTGTTAGAAGGGGCTGTCTAATAATTCAAAATCAGTGAAAATAAAACTCAAAAAAACACCAGCTCCACAAAAACTTATAAAAAATCACTTAAAAACAAGTAAATGCCCGATGAAATATCCTATTTTCATATGTTTTCACTTTGATTCTTTTTTAGAAGTAACGTCTGATTTTGATTTGATATTTTCCCTTTGAAGTGCAAGTTCCCTTACCAGATCTGTAATTTCCTTTTCCATGCTTTCAATCATGGTGTAGATCTTGAAAACCAAATAGTAACATCCAAATAGTCCTAATATTAATACTACATCAAGCCCTCTTCCAATTCCTGCAAAAGATGCAAATAGATTGGTTGCTCCAGGATCCAGTGATACATAAATAACCCCAATCCATATCAGTATCCATAAAGATAACATCCCTATGGTCATCTTTCCTTCTCTAAACCTTAAAATGGCTAAAATTATGGCAATTAACCCAATAATTGATCCTATTATTTGATATAGAAATATCATGATAACACCCGTCTAAATAAATTCATTATTAATTTAAATAAAATCTTAAGACCCACCTTTAAATTTGTCCCTTTGGCCATTGAATAATCTGTGTATATGGTTTTTATAGGCACTTCTTTAAGTTTTAAGTCATGCCTTTTTACTTCCCCCATTATCTCTGAAATTACACCAAAACCTCTTGAATGTATTTCAAAAACCTGTGCAGCTTTTCTATCAAAGGCTTTAAACCCTGTTTGAGAGTCCTTTACACGAACACCGTAAAAAATCCATGTTATAATGTTCATAATCTGATTTCCAAGCTTTTTAGAAAGTGGCATTTCTTCAAAATTCCTGTAACCGTTTACAATGTCTGCATCTCCTTTTATTATGGGGACTAATAATGAATTTATGTCATCTGGATCATGCTGACCGTCTGCATCGAATGTTACTATCAAATCGGCGTTCTTCTGGAGCGCTGCTTCTATCCCTGTCTTAAGAGCTGCACCTACTCCTCTATTAATGCTGTGCCTGTAAATAAATCCTTTATAGTTTTCAAGCAAATCATTGGCTATTTTGTAGGTTTCATCAGAGGATCCGTCGTCTACAACTATAATATTCCAATTTCTTTCTTTAAGTTCTTCAATGACGTTTCCAATGACTTTACTTTCATTATATGCAGGTAAAACTATGTATACTTCTGCACTCAGATTCCTGAAAGCAGGATCATCATTTGAATTTCCAAGCATCTGATCACTATGGTTTTTAATTTTAATTAAAATTTCATCCAATAAGAACATTTGCATAACTTTAAGTTGAACTATCATATCTGAAAAATTAATTATAAATCTTTTTTGCAAGCTCTGCAACACGTTTACCCAGGTTTTTAGAGGTTTCTATACCTATTTCGTCTTTTTCAACATCTCCTGCAGGGCCTGCTGCTCCAGTTCCGCCATAATGAGCAAGAGGAGAACCATCACCAACCACAATCGCATCATGGATGAGTAAAAATTCATGTATCGCTGTAATTGTTGTCTCTTGGCCTCCATTTCGTGAAGCACCCACAGCTATTGCTCCACAAACCTTATCTTTTAATTTAAAATCAGCGCGAAGAGGTCTTGATCTATCTATCATTATTTTAAGCTGTGCTGAAACATTTCCAAAGTAAACAGGACTTCCAATGATTAATCCATGAGCATCTTTTAGTTTATTGAGAATATCATTAATATC
It encodes:
- a CDS encoding flippase; this encodes MEESSKYDDIMNAVKSLAKNTSLLLISQVISYILAFFYMIYIARYLGTDGFGILSFALAFTGILSIFTDLGLNTLTVREVARDKSLTNKYFSNIFFIKMIFCILTFGLMALIINLLGYSLETINVVYLVGLSVIFTAISGFFNSIFQAHEKMEYQSLGLVLQNFLMFIGVLIVINFGLSIIVFAFVYFISSLISLFYILIVYFWKFPPRNVEIRRNYWKPTIKESLPFGLTAVFATVYVWIDSVMLSLMQGNEAVGLYNAAYRIIIVLLFIQSVSSISIFPTMSKFYISSKNSLKMTVEKYFKFMFIISIPIGIIVMLLSDKIILFVFGVQYENSILLLQILVWATVFTFIYTAFVQMFLSTNKQFVITKITALCMMINIILNLILIPQFSYIGASFVTVITEFTILVLVFKSYSKIGYGISRKQSKLMIKVIIASLIMGLFIFYFKELETYLLLLFAIIIYITLILLTKCIDKDDANLIHVLIKKS
- a CDS encoding acyltransferase, with the protein product MDDIKNPENTIIGFNYKRGSKSPIIGKNSIIRPNSIIYNDVSVGDDFKTGHNILIREKTTIGNDTLIGTNTVIEGNCIIGNNVRIQSNVYIPTNTIIEDNVFIGPCACFTNDRYPVRIDFELKGPILRKGASIGANSTFLSDLEIGEGAMIAAGAIVTKDVPNFYLAIGAPAKIKPLPKHLRIPNKL
- a CDS encoding glycosyltransferase → MTNKTHPNVSVILPTYNRAHLIKRSIDSILDQTYADFEIIIVDDGSTDNTKEIIEQYTDERIRYIGHEINKGAPSAMNTGIKNSKGDFLSFQGSDDKWLPEKLQKEMLIFKESSSDVGVVYSGIWSIEKNEIKYKPDSSIQKKEGIIHDELLKGNFVNGLSSVKKECFEKCGLFDENLFGLEDWELYIRISKNYEFRIVDEPLMIAYNAEGNISSNYLKLFNAKKIIIDKHFKEFSKDKKVLAINYGILGSLLFLSEEKKKARSYFIDAIKLDFNLKYIFAYLLSYFGKKMYTQVLGYYQKN
- a CDS encoding DUF2304 domain-containing protein produces the protein MLVTGVFAAAVGIGRGLDVVLILGLFGCYYLIFKIYTMIESMENEITDLVRELALQKEDNKLNNTKKIISYN
- a CDS encoding DUF6516 family protein, which codes for MKKGYVLYVNEGIGENYRRYSYHLQGNDKMIRRWDNAPHWKDIRTFPFHLLLSDKEEPIECDEVFVNDVLLEIEDIIGEE
- a CDS encoding DUF2304 domain-containing protein; amino-acid sequence: MIFLYQIIGSIIGLIAIILAILRFREGKMTIGMLSLWILIWIGVIYVSLDPGATNLFASFAGIGRGLDVVLILGLFGCYYLVFKIYTMIESMEKEITDLVRELALQRENIKSKSDVTSKKESK
- a CDS encoding glycosyltransferase family 2 protein; amino-acid sequence: MLGNSNDDPAFRNLSAEVYIVLPAYNESKVIGNVIEELKERNWNIIVVDDGSSDETYKIANDLLENYKGFIYRHSINRGVGAALKTGIEAALQKNADLIVTFDADGQHDPDDINSLLVPIIKGDADIVNGYRNFEEMPLSKKLGNQIMNIITWIFYGVRVKDSQTGFKAFDRKAAQVFEIHSRGFGVISEIMGEVKRHDLKLKEVPIKTIYTDYSMAKGTNLKVGLKILFKLIMNLFRRVLS
- a CDS encoding flavodoxin family protein, translating into MVKVIGIIGSPRKEGNTAYLVEKSLEAAQEAGVDVESIHLGKLEMEPCNACDICKLTGECPKDDDINDILNKLKDAHGLIIGSPVYFGNVSAQLKIMIDRSRPLRADFKLKDKVCGAIAVGASRNGGQETTITAIHEFLLIHDAIVVGDGSPLAHYGGTGAAGPAGDVEKDEIGIETSKNLGKRVAELAKKIYN